The genomic DNA AGGCGGTTGGCGCGAGCGCGGTTGAGAAACGACGGAACTCGTCGCGCAGAACATCACGAAGAAATTGACCGAACAGTGGCGAGAACTTGACCGTGGCGGCAAGGGCGACGTCGGTGGCTTCGGCATGGCTGCCGTTGCGTGCCAGCTGCCACAAGGTCGTCGGCACGACCTGCAGCCGTGAGCGGGCAAGGGTGGCGTAGGTCACCGCTGTCAGGCGGGTTTTCTTCTGTAGGACGTTGTCGACTTCGATCGCCTGCTTCCAGTCCGCAGGCGAGATCCGATCCAGCAACAGCCCTGCCACGATCCGCGTTTCTGGAACGATCAGGGAGGCCTTGGTGAAGTTCGCCTTCATCGTGCGCGGAACGGCCATTGCGGCGCCGCGTCCATGCCAGCGGCGGGCAATGCAAGGCAGCCCGCTGGCCTGCGGGGCAAGAAGAACTGAGCCATTACTCCCCGAATAAATTTTGTGGCCGATTAGCGGCTTTTCGTGAGTTTAGCCGTGCTTGTCGGCGCAGTGTTCCTGCTTGCCGGCTGTACGTGCTGATGACGGTTCTGAAGCGTGATCAAGCTCTCACGACGAGTCTGTAGCCTTCAGGAACGGAGCGGAAGTTAGGCGCGGGCATTGGGCGGCTGTTGACTCGGGTAGGCCAAAGTTCCGATTGCCTTGAAACAACTGTCGCAGTTTAGTGGTCTGCACCCCGAGCCAGGTACGGAAGGTTGGCTCTACATACCAACGACGGTACGCCTACCTCGGGGTACAGATGAAAAAGGAGACACCGGGTGGAAGTAAGGAGATTTTTGACGCCGCTGTATCCGCGACGCTGAATCTGACCTTCCCACAACCCAACGGGCCACCGTCGGGGCGGCGCCTCCCCCGCAGCATCTGGCCGGTGACGACAGAAGGTCAATCAGCCATCACTGATGCCATCAACGCTCGATAAGCAGCGCTTCCGGATCGTCGACGCTCGGCTTTCGTCAGAAGCGCGCTCAGCAGACGTAGTGCATCGTCAGCAGCCTTCAAGCGCACGTCTTGGTCCGTAGGCTCCGACGCGACATGCACCGCCCACAGACGGCCGAACGCCAGGTTGACCGACGCGCGCCAGCGCTCCGGGACGGCCCCTGCATTGTTGGCGTGGCGGCGGTGCTGCAATTGCTGCTCAGGTTGTGTGGCCTCGCCCATAAAGCACTGAAGCCGGTGGTTTCTCGATTGCATGAAGGATTTGCGACTCATCGTTCTCACCCGAATGGTTGCCGCTGGCGCTGACTCAGAAAAGCGCAGCCGACGGCCGCGCGATGCTGGCGCTCGCGAATTGGGGTTCTGGTGTGAAGCAATGACGCTACCCGGAACGGCCTGTTAGATGCCGGTCTTCAGCCGTCGATGACGAGCAAGTCGTGATTGAAGGTCTTGTGTATCACTCGAATATCCGCTCCGACCAGCGCCTTTATTTCCAGAGCGATAAGCCGGCCCTCGGCATCCAGATAAACCGGGTCGAACTTTTCGGGCTCGTCAAGCCGAAGCCAGAAATGACGCTCCCAGTCGTCAATACGCTGTTCCAGCGCTTCCGGCCAGCCAAGCTCGTCCAGCCATATAGCAGCAAATGATTGATCCCAAATGCATGCGCCATAGTCAGCCATCAGGGTGATTTCGGTGATGGGGTCTGCATCCATGGCAGGAGAGGCTTGGGGCTCGATCATCGAAATAGCTTACCCGGCATGCCGGTTCAGCAAGGCAGGGTCTTCATCGACGCTGCTCGAAGAAGTAAGAGACTTTGGGCTAACCACCGCCAGCGAACGGTATTGGTCCGACCCTCGTTCAGGTCGACGATCGGTAGCGACGAGAAATAGGCCGCGATAAAAAGGTCTAGGAAGGACGCCATACCTTCATCGTATTCCGGCCCTCTCAGGAACCGGCCCCCCAGTCGGCGAATTTTCTGGTGCTCTAGACGTTTTGAGTATATCGGCCGTCGAGTGCGGGTAGGTAGTGGCAAGGTTTCGCTTTAGACATCTTGTAAGTCGCCAATTTGATGCTGTCTAAACCATCGGTAGATCAGGGATTTGCGCTGATACCCTACGTCGGCCTTGATGGAAGCGGAGCCATTAGGAGCACGGTAATGG from Nevskia ramosa DSM 11499 includes the following:
- a CDS encoding DUF1819 family protein encodes the protein MAVPRTMKANFTKASLIVPETRIVAGLLLDRISPADWKQAIEVDNVLQKKTRLTAVTYATLARSRLQVVPTTLWQLARNGSHAEATDVALAATVKFSPLFGQFLRDVLRDEFRRFSTALAPTAWDDYIDQQLRAHPEIEPYNASTRIKLRQNGMRMLQEAGFVLDTKHLALRRRPIEPAVRQLLEAAGERQILECLLICP